The Candidatus Bathyarchaeota archaeon DNA segment AACATCACAAGGATGTAGCCAAAACAATTGAGCAATTTCAAAAGAATGGTCGGAATCTCCACACCTATCAAGTGACTGGTCGTGACATCTGGATCAATCATTACTTGCTGTTTGAGAAGGGCAATTGAGAAGAATAGTCAACTCATTATCCTCTTCTTTCTTTGACTTTCTACTTTGTAACTAAGGGAAAATCTTAGAATTTTATATTTCCTAGACTAGGTTATAAAGTAGAAACTTAGAATATTACTTCACTTTCGTTCTTCAGAACTACGAAGAATCCACTCAGGACATTGTTATGATGCTCGATTATCTGTTCTGCTGTGAGAATTGAAGAATCCCAGGTACTATGAGAATCCTTAACTAAGATGACTTCATAACCTAGATTAAAGGCACTACGACAAGTAGTGTCAATGCAGTACTCTGTCTGTAAACCTACAACAACCAGTTTCTTGATGCCTCTAGATTTTAATTCATCATTCAGATTTGTTTTATGAAAGGCGTCAGGAGTTCTCTTTTGAATCACAACATCATCTTGCATCGGTTCTATAGAAGGATGAATTCGCCAACCAGCAGTACCATACTCGTCTGGATCGCCGCTACCGCCATTATTTTGGATAAACACAATAGGTATTGATGACCTTGCCTTAGAAATTAGGTTTTTCGCTTTCTTCAAAAGTTCATTTCCTTTGTAGATTGGATTAGGTTCCGAGAAATTCCCTACTTGCATATCCATGATTAACAACGCAGCATTTGTCATTTGTTTCATCATTTTTGATTATCCTTACATATTGCATATAAATCTCTCTTCTGTCTCCTCAGCCTCTCAGTTCCCAATAGTCTCCCTATAGTGGTGGCTTGAACACATTCGAATGCTTAAACAAATGATCCTCATAACGTTTAAGTAATTCTTCTTTGTGTAGTCCAACTATGGTATTTTCTAGTATAGATGAAAACAAGAAATCTAAACAGGAATTATTTAAAATTCCAGAAGAATTCAAGATAGATTTCTTAAAACGGGAGATTAGAGTTGAAGTCAAAGATGCATCTATTGAGAAACTATCATTGTCTAAAATTATTTCGAAAGCCAATAGAATACAGTCTCGTGAACTTTTAGAAGAAATAGCAGAATATTATGCCAAAAATAGGTGGTTTCTTGCTGCAGGCAACATATATGAGCTTGTAGGAAGAACTGAGTCGCTTCGAAAAGCAGAAAAATGCTACGCAGGAGGAGAAAACTATCTTTCAGCTATAAGAGTCTGTAGAACCATTGGAACTCCTGAAGCATTGAAAAGGGCTAATGATTACAACTGTAGAACATGTTAAGAGTTCTTCCTGCAAAACTACCCATTATTTCATGTTTGTATAGTTTCAGATTTAAGTAGATGTAAAGGTTCCCAATAGCCTTTTCTGGCCAGCTCAAGGCTTTGTTGAAGAGTAAGCATTATGCCAAGCTCATTAGGGTTCTTGTCTCTCCACTCATCTACATGCCCAGAAGAAGTGAAGAAATTTATGTAAGGGCAAAGAGTTGTGATACAAGGACCTTCACCCTCTTTGCTGGCACCCAACCACATGACGGTAGATGAAGGCTCCATAAAATCGATAGTTCCTTGAGACACCTTTATTCTTATTTGTTGATCGCAATGAAAACATGAAGAATCGATTTCTATCGGCAGAAAAAAACCTTCAATCAAAGCGTCAAGAGTGCAGGCTACGTAAACCTGTCTTCCGCTTGGAATCAAAACTCTATGACGAGTTTTGTAATCTACTTGACCAAAAATTTTCTTGCCTTTATAGATTTCCTGAAAATATGCTTTCAACTGCGGCTCTTTTAGACACTTCTTAATATATTCTTGAAGAAGGTCACCATACTCGCCTAAAGTCTGTGGAATCTGGCTTAGACGATCCAACACCCGAAGCCTTGCTCCAAGGTTAGGTAGGATTTGAATCGAGTATGAGCTATTAGACATAGAACTCAACCTCAAAGTAACTCAAGGTTATCTCTTCTCTTAAAGATTGATGCTAGTGGTCAAGTCTACTTGGCTACCCTTTCAAACATTGCCGCCGCGTGCGCATTTTAAGATTTATTAGAAATTCAAATTAGTTTAGAAAGTAGAAACTTAGAAACCTCTACTGTAGGTATAGAGTTCATCAACTACAACATGAACAGCAAGAAGCTTCAGCTTTCACTTTCTTTTTCTTTGACTTGTTTCTTTTCTTCCATCTCAATCACCTCTGATTTGTTGGATGTCCTATATTGTGCTAAGGAAATATATAAATGTATAGGACGCCCAATATTAAACTATGAACAAGAAATGCTGCCCAGCGCCTCCGAAATGTTGTGATATGCGTGGCATGCTGTCCTTCTACATACTCTGGGTTCTATCAAAAAAATCTATGAATGGACAAGAGATTGCTGAAGAGCTCGGGAAAAGAAGAGGTACGAAACCAACAGCAGGAACAATATATCCCGCGTTAAAAGAGCTTCGAAAAAAAGGACTGATAGAAATGGAAAGAAAGGGCAGAACAACCAACTACACGTTGACAAAGAATGGCAGAGAAGAAATGGAAAAAGCTTGCAGATACTTCTGCAGTGCTTTTGGAGAGATTGTCCACGAATATGAGGAGAAACAATAGAAAAATTTCATGATCAACTTATGTACATGTGGTTCTATGATCATCAAAGAAACCTACGCAAAAACAATCCTATCAAAATCCAAAATCTCAGACTACACGATAAACCCATACATCGGCTGTGAACATGGATGCACCTATTGCTATGCACGGTTTATGAAGAGATTCACTGGTCATAAGGAGCCATGGAGTACATTCGTTGATGTGAAAATCAATGCCGCAACTCTACTGAATCGTGAAATAAAAAGGAAACAACCTGGCAGAGTTTGGGTGAGTGGAGTATGCGATCCATATCAACCCATCGAAAAAAAATATCGAATAACCCGGAAGTGTCTTGAAATCCTGTCGAAGCAGGATTGGCCGGTAACAATCCAAACTAAATCTCCTCTTGTGTTGCGTGACTTAGATTTGCTGATGAAATTCAGTGACCTTGAGGCAGGGTTTTCAATAGCTACAGCTGACGAAAATATCAGAAAGATTTTCGAGCCCAACTCACCTACAATTAGAGAAAGGATTGATACTTTAGAGAAACTACACTATTCAGGTCTTAAAACTTACGCGATGATAGCACCGTTACTCCCAGGAGCTGAAGAATTAGTGACGCTTCTAAGCGATAAAGTTGATCATGTGCTAATCGACAGAATGAACTATCATTATGCTGATTGGGTCTATAAAAAGTATGGACTGGAATATGCGATGACTGACAGATTCTTCAGAGAGAAGAAAGAAGAACTTGCCAGAGCATTAGAAAGGAAAGAGACTCCTTATCAACTACTATTTTAACACACCTACAACAGACTTTCTAATTTATAATTTCTAACTAGAGGAAAAATCTTAGAATCTTCTATCTTTAACTAGGTTAGAAAGTAGAAACTTAGAAACTTCAGGCCATGTAGTTAACCTATGTATTTATGCTCTTTTCTGAAGCTAACAATGAGAATAGCAAATTAAGTCTCCTTCAATGTTTGGATTGTTCTCAAGGATAATACCTCTTACCTTAATGAAGTATTCAACTCCCATTTTGTGTTCTCTGATGCCTTTCAAGATATGATTAGCATACTTAGAATTTGTTCTAGGTCTTTCTTCTTTGTTGACAACAACATATGTTGTTGCAAGCATCTTCTCTCTTGTGTCATTCAATGCATCATCAAGCCTTATCACAACAAAATCATCGATCCTCTTATAAGACTTTGAATGCGCCCCTTCAAAACTATCTAGACTCGGCATTTTATCTTCTGGTATCTCAAATAGACAACCAATGACATAATCATCAGCATTAGCTTTTACGACATCAGAAACTCCAACTCCATCTTTATTAGTATGGGTGAAAGCCAACTTGTATCCTCTCTTTATTGCTAGCCCAGCAAACCTGGCAGCATCTTTTAGTCTTTGATTAATCCGCTTTTCATGCATATTGGAACCATACTGCCAGACCTTTACCATAGCAACATCTCATTATAACATTCGCCTGTGTATGTTAGGCATAAGAGTATTGCTTGATATTTGATGCGCACGCGCGAAGCTATAGAAAGCAGAACCCGCTAAGTTTCTCGTTCTAGAAATCCTTAAGCAAAAGGAAGAATTGCGGAATCTATAAAGCCTCGAGTCAGTCTATACGTTAGAAACTTACGCCAACGGGATTTGTATGAAAATTTTGATTGTGTGCTCGGGAAATGCTTATCGGAGTCCAGTAGCAGAAGCTTTACTGAAGAAGTCCAAGCCAGAGATCGAGGTAGACTCTGCAGGGACAGATCCAGCAATTCCAATATCTGAAGCTGCAAAAACGTATTTAGCAAAAGAAAACGCTCAAGAATATCTGAAGCGTGCCCCCGAGAGTTTAGATGAGAAAGAACTTGGGAACTACGATCTTATCGTAGCTATGAAGCCTAAACACAAAGAAAGTATCTTGAACGTGTGCCCACAATGTGCAAGCAAAATTGTTGTGTGGAACATTGACGATCCGTACTTTTTACCCCATGGATACGCTGGGAAGATATTCAATCAGATCAAAGATAAGGTTGCAGAGTTGGCCAATTCACTATAAAAAATGGCAAGGGAGCTTGCAACGCATGTTTCATACATTGTGCGCGTGTAAAAACGATAGGTTAAAATAGTTTAGAAAATAAACTAGACAGCAAGGTGAAAAACAAAATGTCTTGTTGTGGATCCAAAAAAGCAAAACCCGAACCTGACGATCCATGTAAATGTGGAAGCGGAAAGAAGTATAAAGAATGCTGCGGACAATAAGCATGCAAAAGTAGCCAAGAAACATATCACACCTTTTTTCTTTTAAACACACACCTTATAATCAAAGGCAAACAGCAACTCTAATTATGCTGAGCAAATAATAGAGGGTAAAGTGAACTATCCGTGAAGGTCGTTCTCATTATCGCAGATGGAATGGCGGATGTTCCCCTCAAAGAACTAAACGCCAAAACCCCCTTAGAAGCAGCTGAAAAACCATCCCTCAATCGTGTAGCAGAGTTCGGCATCTGCGGCATGATAGATGTCATAGCACCAGGCATTCCTCCAGGAAGCGACACAGCTCACCTTGCCCTACTGGGCTACAATGTAATAGAAGTTTACACTGGAAGGGGAGCATTAGAAGCAATTGGCTCAGAAATAGACATTCTTCCAAACGACTTAGCTTTTCGATGCAACTTTGCCACTGTCGACGAGGAGTTCAAGGTAATAGACAGAAGAGCTGGAAGAATAGAGAACGATGATGCAGCGAAGTTGACAGTTGCTATCAAGGAATCACTTCGAGCAGACCCACCCCAAGTAGGTGACGTGCTGTTTAGAAACACCGTTCAACATCGCGCAATACTGCGCCTTAGCGGGCCAAACCTGTCCATCATGGTTTCTGACACCGATCCCCATAAAACCGGAGTCAAAGTATCAAATGCTCGTCCTCTTGAAGGAAGCAGAGAAGCAAAAAACACCGCGGACATTCTAAATAAGCTCACACGTCAATTCCACGAAGCACTG contains these protein-coding regions:
- a CDS encoding alkylmercury lyase family protein; translated protein: MSNSSYSIQILPNLGARLRVLDRLSQIPQTLGEYGDLLQEYIKKCLKEPQLKAYFQEIYKGKKIFGQVDYKTRHRVLIPSGRQVYVACTLDALIEGFFLPIEIDSSCFHCDQQIRIKVSQGTIDFMEPSSTVMWLGASKEGEGPCITTLCPYINFFTSSGHVDEWRDKNPNELGIMLTLQQSLELARKGYWEPLHLLKSETIQT
- a CDS encoding radical SAM protein — translated: MIIKETYAKTILSKSKISDYTINPYIGCEHGCTYCYARFMKRFTGHKEPWSTFVDVKINAATLLNREIKRKQPGRVWVSGVCDPYQPIEKKYRITRKCLEILSKQDWPVTIQTKSPLVLRDLDLLMKFSDLEAGFSIATADENIRKIFEPNSPTIRERIDTLEKLHYSGLKTYAMIAPLLPGAEELVTLLSDKVDHVLIDRMNYHYADWVYKKYGLEYAMTDRFFREKKEELARALERKETPYQLLF
- a CDS encoding cysteine hydrolase; protein product: MMKQMTNAALLIMDMQVGNFSEPNPIYKGNELLKKAKNLISKARSSIPIVFIQNNGGSGDPDEYGTAGWRIHPSIEPMQDDVVIQKRTPDAFHKTNLNDELKSRGIKKLVVVGLQTEYCIDTTCRSAFNLGYEVILVKDSHSTWDSSILTAEQIIEHHNNVLSGFFVVLKNESEVIF
- a CDS encoding PadR family transcriptional regulator, whose protein sequence is MLSFYILWVLSKKSMNGQEIAEELGKRRGTKPTAGTIYPALKELRKKGLIEMERKGRTTNYTLTKNGREEMEKACRYFCSAFGEIVHEYEEKQ
- a CDS encoding gamma-glutamylcyclotransferase, with protein sequence MVKVWQYGSNMHEKRINQRLKDAARFAGLAIKRGYKLAFTHTNKDGVGVSDVVKANADDYVIGCLFEIPEDKMPSLDSFEGAHSKSYKRIDDFVVIRLDDALNDTREKMLATTYVVVNKEERPRTNSKYANHILKGIREHKMGVEYFIKVRGIILENNPNIEGDLICYSHC
- a CDS encoding low molecular weight phosphatase family protein; translated protein: MKILIVCSGNAYRSPVAEALLKKSKPEIEVDSAGTDPAIPISEAAKTYLAKENAQEYLKRAPESLDEKELGNYDLIVAMKPKHKESILNVCPQCASKIVVWNIDDPYFLPHGYAGKIFNQIKDKVAELANSL